A DNA window from Daucus carota subsp. sativus chromosome 3, DH1 v3.0, whole genome shotgun sequence contains the following coding sequences:
- the LOC108213201 gene encoding uncharacterized protein LOC108213201 yields the protein MSAASKAWIVAASVGLVEALKDQGFARWNYPIRCLHQRAKANLPSFSHAKMLSSSTHEPVLGRLLNSSQDKAKQSEESLRKFMYLSCWAPN from the coding sequence ATGAGTGCAGCAAGCAAAGCATGGATTGTGGCCGCAAGTGTCGGACTAGTCGAGGCGCTTAAAGATCAAGGATTTGCAAGATGGAATTATCCTATTAGGTGCCTTCACCAACGTGCCAAGGCTAATCTTCCATCCTTCTCTCATGCCAAAATGTTGTCATCTTCGACACATGAGCCCGTCTTGGGGAGATTGTTGAACAGCAGCCAGGACAAAGCAAAGCAGTCAGAGGAGTCGTTGAGGAAATTTATGTATCTCAGCTGTTGGGCTCCCAACTAA